One segment of Ignavibacteria bacterium DNA contains the following:
- the cax gene encoding calcium/proton exchanger, whose amino-acid sequence MRWLLLLVPAAIGVTVFAPDSPLLVFVTCVLALIPLAALLGEATEHVAAHVGSSIGGLLNATFGNLAELIILTAMLSRGLHEIVLAGILGAILVNAMFASGLSMFVGGLRDHVQEYNRESARDMATLLALAVFGLAVISVVDMRQAESATSGQHGAHGTPIIAGMLFFGYLLYLFYSMYTHKDLFQSRRESHEEDTWSLKKGLLVLLGVTVFVVWLSETLSGAVEAVVATAGLSEVFVGAVVIAVIGGAAEMASAVRAAGKDRLDLALSISMGGSVQIALFVAPALVLVSYLVGTKPLHLVFKPQAVILLFFSVIIMAQLSSDGRSTWFKGALLLIVYLILATAIYLVP is encoded by the coding sequence ATGCGCTGGCTCCTACTCCTCGTCCCCGCGGCGATCGGCGTTACGGTGTTCGCACCGGACAGCCCCTTGCTCGTTTTTGTCACCTGCGTGCTTGCCCTTATTCCGCTGGCCGCGCTTCTTGGTGAGGCAACCGAGCATGTTGCCGCCCATGTTGGGTCCTCGATAGGGGGCTTGTTGAATGCTACGTTTGGCAATCTTGCTGAGCTCATCATTCTCACAGCGATGTTGTCGCGTGGATTACACGAGATCGTTCTAGCCGGTATTCTGGGTGCGATCTTGGTGAATGCAATGTTTGCGAGCGGACTTTCGATGTTCGTTGGCGGACTCCGCGATCACGTGCAGGAATACAACAGAGAGAGCGCCAGAGACATGGCTACGCTGTTGGCCCTCGCAGTCTTTGGTCTTGCTGTGATCTCCGTTGTGGATATGCGGCAAGCCGAAAGTGCAACATCGGGACAACACGGCGCTCATGGCACGCCGATCATTGCCGGGATGCTCTTCTTTGGGTATCTGCTGTACTTGTTCTACAGCATGTACACACACAAAGACCTCTTTCAAAGCAGACGTGAGTCCCACGAAGAAGATACGTGGTCATTGAAGAAGGGGCTCCTTGTATTGCTTGGTGTGACCGTCTTTGTGGTGTGGCTTAGCGAGACTCTCTCGGGTGCGGTTGAAGCCGTTGTTGCTACTGCCGGACTAAGCGAGGTGTTCGTTGGTGCGGTTGTGATCGCTGTGATCGGCGGCGCTGCAGAGATGGCTTCCGCTGTGCGAGCTGCGGGGAAAGACAGGCTTGATCTTGCGTTGTCGATCTCTATGGGCGGAAGCGTACAGATCGCATTGTTCGTTGCCCCGGCACTTGTTCTCGTAAGCTATCTCGTGGGTACCAAGCCTCTTCACCTTGTCTTCAAACCACAAGCAGTTATCCTCTTGTTCTTTTCTGTGATCATCATGGCCCAACTGTCATCGGACGGGCGTTCTACGTGGTTCAAGGGTGCTCTGTTGCTCATCGTCTACCTCATCCTCGCCACGGCGATCTATTTGGTACCGTGA
- a CDS encoding T9SS type A sorting domain-containing protein — translation MSTRRTLTTTIALVLSIASFITTAPRSIADEGGKNGRTSLTGAGCGDCHGEFATPSTTVSIEGITGTTISMAPGETRTFTVVVAHTTLQGAGVGVAVKTTATGTTDAGVLAPVAGSGLAKKGAELTHSAPKSMAAGMATFSFTYTAPTAEGTVYLRAVGNAVDLDGAETASDVWNWMQPISIDVKATTSVEELVSTVSQNVWPQPMNDATSLTISGIEADVYSVSIVNAVGEQRLLGTHQPDGLGVIVVDLSNLVLPKGVYGLLLRGSNTTTTARFLK, via the coding sequence ATGTCTACCCGTCGAACCTTGACCACTACCATCGCACTGGTCTTGTCTATTGCATCGTTCATAACCACCGCTCCTCGATCCATTGCAGACGAAGGCGGCAAGAACGGGCGCACATCTCTTACAGGAGCTGGTTGTGGCGATTGTCATGGTGAGTTTGCAACACCGTCTACAACGGTGTCCATCGAAGGCATTACCGGCACAACCATATCCATGGCGCCAGGTGAAACACGCACGTTTACGGTGGTTGTGGCTCATACAACATTGCAAGGCGCTGGCGTTGGCGTGGCCGTAAAAACAACGGCAACCGGTACAACGGATGCAGGCGTGCTTGCTCCAGTTGCAGGCTCTGGACTAGCAAAGAAGGGGGCTGAGCTAACACACTCGGCACCAAAGTCCATGGCTGCCGGCATGGCAACGTTCAGCTTTACCTACACGGCGCCAACAGCCGAAGGGACCGTGTATCTGCGCGCTGTGGGAAATGCAGTGGATCTTGATGGTGCAGAGACGGCATCTGATGTTTGGAACTGGATGCAGCCGATCTCGATCGATGTCAAGGCCACTACATCTGTTGAAGAACTCGTCTCAACAGTGTCGCAGAATGTTTGGCCACAGCCGATGAACGACGCAACGTCATTGACCATCTCAGGCATCGAGGCCGACGTCTATTCTGTTTCGATCGTAAATGCAGTTGGTGAACAGCGCCTTCTCGGAACCCATCAACCCGATGGCTTGGGCGTGATCGTCGTTGACCTCTCGAACCTTGTACTTCCTAAGGGAGTATATGGCCTTCTGCTCCGTGGTTCAAACACCACTACTACAGCAAGATTCCTGAAATGA
- a CDS encoding RNA polymerase sigma factor yields the protein MPLFMGLWGYMENGPEKVTGGQSGLGCIFLSPFLHVVLESLQNTYLMDIHELPSDEDLMHRVQRDDVEAYRELYNRYKKRMFAYILQIVRDQEVAKDVFQTVFSTVFANRDQFTYGTFRAWLFTIAKRTAMRAWTEEAPSRAAAGMDEAYDPIDEDDKTGHDVILSDALRTAIEKLTPEFQEALQLRYYEDLSFEEISERMNTTLSLAKVRVTRAKQALRKLMIPIAYEVTS from the coding sequence ATGCCCCTGTTCATGGGGCTCTGGGGGTATATGGAGAACGGACCAGAAAAGGTTACAGGCGGCCAGTCGGGGCTTGGCTGTATCTTTCTGAGCCCCTTTCTCCATGTAGTGCTTGAATCCCTGCAGAACACCTACCTAATGGACATTCACGAACTTCCATCCGATGAGGATCTCATGCATCGCGTACAACGCGATGATGTTGAGGCATATCGTGAACTGTACAACCGATACAAGAAGAGGATGTTTGCATACATCCTTCAGATCGTACGGGACCAAGAAGTAGCAAAGGATGTTTTTCAGACGGTTTTCTCGACGGTCTTTGCGAATCGAGATCAGTTCACGTACGGTACGTTCCGTGCATGGCTCTTCACGATCGCAAAACGAACGGCAATGCGGGCGTGGACAGAAGAAGCCCCTTCTCGAGCGGCCGCGGGAATGGATGAGGCATATGACCCGATCGATGAAGACGACAAGACAGGGCACGATGTGATCCTTTCCGACGCACTCCGAACTGCCATCGAGAAACTCACTCCCGAGTTCCAAGAGGCATTGCAGCTGCGGTACTACGAGGATCTGTCGTTCGAGGAGATATCAGAAAGAATGAACACAACATTGTCTCTTGCCAAGGTAAGAGTCACTCGGGCTAAGCAAGCGCTTCGCAAGCTCATGATCCCGATAGCGTATGAGGTAACATCATGA
- a CDS encoding T9SS type A sorting domain-containing protein: MIRAFFALLFLSINLIVGTQASVAQTSADGTYIGGSAADYDVSVAATKNGDVFCIYTTSSSDVATTSGVYRPTALAGRDVMLERRSAAGERIAATYLGTSADDQALTVASDPDGSVVVVFSTTSTSFLPSATVEYDDDGVYRIIVMRIDSSLTTLISSLQIVTEKILHVNHALVRSDGSVVVVGTTKEEKIQTTPTAMQAIAGGDEDGFMLVLAQDLLSVQYATYAGGDADDEIVRVIAMSDEEFVLVGSTKSADFPGATTAERDHRGASVQVMSISGGLIRTTMVEGTAEVRPIDAQKGPSGSVIVGGVTTSAVLPATSGSYSATTSGSSDGFVSIVDAAGTVIASTYLGSTNSDTVRSLCRDGEGNICIAIETSGSLATTADARQSGPKGAIDAAVFILSEDLRQLRYGSYAAGSGIDVPRWLSVGTNFEFTVYGQTSSGDLPVGISPERAAPLASAMPECYMLRWSPLPRISISPKLISFDTVLIGKSGSGIIRIANDGQLRAATVSSTTSMAGERGVSFSITPPYTIGTKQQVAVTVRWAPETAGVLIDSVRIVVDGDTSFVQLRGISIDSTVGPRPTQLSLLDVDAGDIELTSPRPVSMKIVRTGPSIVRVDSVVVEPSGMPLIILAFPDSISTDTSSIDLSCAAIVEGVDSADVVLHYNGTQSSARVRWNGIDSRQADVVILAPTPDTVLLDTPDTVRIPLKNRGDRSTTVTIAVEDLVPDVAWIIGPPISATTLTLDPGAVDTVLVGVRSKQLGSHQLIYKARFGTRLNEQLHTMVSVLPTPGFNLPNITAGEIRVGSDTTLSLNVVNLSSVSMRIDSITFFEPDITVLTQPMPVIVASGSTWTVMTTISPSDTGERSTLFKVWTSTAISAQGTIEYIGVRPPDTTRAELSVVTQEPDTIRAVGVVSHVIYVTNVGTEDITLDSMSTRGSDTTISLVVAEPLPRILRPGDSLAATLSVDVKGSQTIVATVRAYGSTDTAIARIFFHSVIGDTSDTTDPEDDTVQVRMTPPSDTIDIGGRMSIPVTITRGAKWLRSHGTTRTRVYLAFRRSVLVLDGSAVDVGTDSVMRRVAIDGAYLPQSDTIVTLTFTACLGDSSWSDVTISSVEFLADTGVVATTVDSVNIRLVVRDQWTGGGVRTVVRDTTQPAITLYPNPSSGPVSILVHHAVVGAVLELYDITGNLLLTTELPSQGTNSFVSLTLGGGLTPGAYQCIVRAQSSQARQRFVIVR, encoded by the coding sequence GTGATTAGAGCCTTTTTTGCACTCCTCTTTTTGAGTATCAATCTGATCGTTGGTACTCAGGCCTCCGTTGCTCAAACATCGGCAGACGGAACATATATAGGAGGCTCCGCAGCAGATTATGATGTTTCTGTTGCGGCAACAAAAAACGGCGATGTCTTTTGCATCTACACAACATCGTCGTCGGATGTCGCGACTACTTCAGGAGTATACCGGCCCACAGCACTTGCTGGAAGGGACGTGATGCTCGAGAGAAGATCAGCGGCTGGTGAACGAATCGCGGCTACCTATCTGGGTACAAGCGCAGACGACCAAGCACTGACGGTGGCTTCAGACCCCGACGGTAGCGTGGTTGTTGTCTTTAGCACAACCAGTACTTCATTCCTTCCCTCGGCAACAGTTGAGTATGACGATGATGGTGTGTATCGCATCATTGTGATGCGGATTGATTCGTCGCTTACAACTTTGATCTCGTCACTACAGATCGTCACTGAGAAGATCCTCCACGTCAATCATGCTCTGGTACGAAGCGATGGATCCGTAGTAGTAGTTGGCACAACAAAGGAAGAGAAGATCCAGACAACACCAACCGCTATGCAGGCAATTGCAGGTGGGGATGAGGATGGATTCATGCTTGTCCTCGCCCAAGACCTCCTATCTGTTCAGTATGCTACCTATGCAGGGGGCGATGCTGATGATGAGATCGTTCGTGTCATTGCGATGAGTGACGAGGAGTTCGTGCTTGTTGGGTCAACGAAGAGTGCCGACTTTCCCGGAGCAACTACAGCAGAGCGAGACCACAGAGGTGCGAGCGTGCAGGTTATGTCGATCAGTGGTGGGCTTATACGTACAACCATGGTCGAAGGCACTGCAGAAGTTCGTCCGATAGATGCGCAAAAGGGTCCATCCGGAAGTGTGATCGTTGGTGGAGTGACAACCTCCGCAGTACTACCTGCTACCTCAGGCTCGTACTCCGCTACCACATCCGGATCCTCTGACGGATTTGTGAGTATTGTAGATGCTGCGGGTACGGTCATCGCTTCCACCTATCTCGGTAGTACGAATTCCGATACCGTTCGTTCTCTGTGTAGAGATGGAGAAGGCAATATCTGTATAGCAATTGAAACATCGGGGTCGCTTGCCACCACGGCTGACGCCAGACAGTCTGGCCCTAAAGGCGCAATTGATGCAGCTGTGTTCATTCTCTCCGAAGACTTGCGGCAATTGAGATATGGCAGTTATGCAGCGGGTTCTGGAATCGATGTACCTCGATGGCTGTCAGTTGGTACCAACTTTGAATTCACGGTATACGGGCAGACGTCGTCAGGAGATCTTCCGGTTGGGATATCTCCAGAACGTGCGGCACCACTTGCGAGTGCTATGCCTGAATGTTACATGCTGCGCTGGAGCCCTCTCCCGCGAATATCGATTTCGCCAAAGCTGATCTCGTTTGATACGGTGTTGATCGGCAAATCAGGGTCGGGGATCATCAGGATAGCCAATGATGGCCAATTGCGAGCCGCTACTGTCTCATCAACGACCTCGATGGCAGGTGAGCGTGGTGTGTCATTCTCAATAACACCTCCTTATACAATAGGTACAAAACAACAGGTGGCAGTGACAGTTCGCTGGGCCCCGGAGACCGCAGGAGTCCTCATAGATTCTGTACGTATCGTTGTTGATGGAGATACGTCGTTCGTGCAACTTCGTGGTATATCGATCGACTCCACTGTAGGCCCAAGGCCGACGCAATTGAGTCTTCTTGACGTGGATGCGGGAGATATTGAACTCACCTCACCGCGCCCTGTATCAATGAAGATCGTGAGGACCGGACCCTCCATTGTCCGTGTTGATAGTGTTGTTGTTGAACCGTCTGGTATGCCCCTTATCATCCTTGCATTCCCAGACAGTATATCGACAGACACCTCCTCGATCGACCTTTCCTGTGCGGCAATTGTTGAGGGTGTTGATTCAGCAGATGTTGTCCTGCACTACAATGGAACGCAAAGTAGCGCACGTGTACGCTGGAATGGAATAGACTCTCGTCAGGCAGATGTGGTGATCCTTGCACCCACGCCGGATACTGTACTCCTTGACACGCCCGATACCGTTCGAATACCATTGAAGAATCGTGGTGATCGTTCTACCACTGTTACAATAGCAGTTGAAGATCTAGTGCCGGACGTGGCGTGGATCATTGGACCGCCAATTTCTGCAACCACCTTGACCCTTGATCCAGGTGCCGTTGATACTGTTCTTGTTGGTGTCCGCTCCAAACAACTCGGATCACATCAGCTTATCTACAAAGCACGCTTTGGAACGCGTCTGAATGAGCAGTTGCACACGATGGTCTCCGTACTTCCGACGCCGGGCTTTAACCTCCCAAACATAACGGCGGGCGAGATCCGAGTTGGCTCTGACACAACTCTTTCTCTGAATGTCGTGAATCTGTCATCTGTTTCCATGCGCATCGATAGCATCACGTTTTTCGAGCCGGACATCACGGTCCTAACACAACCGATGCCGGTGATCGTTGCAAGTGGGTCCACATGGACGGTGATGACAACGATCTCTCCGAGTGATACAGGTGAACGGTCGACGCTTTTCAAGGTATGGACGAGCACCGCGATATCTGCTCAAGGGACGATAGAGTACATCGGTGTACGTCCGCCCGATACCACACGAGCTGAGTTATCCGTTGTCACCCAGGAACCGGATACCATCAGAGCTGTGGGCGTTGTTTCACATGTTATATACGTGACGAATGTTGGCACAGAAGACATCACGCTGGATTCAATGAGCACTCGTGGATCTGATACAACCATTTCATTGGTTGTGGCGGAGCCCCTTCCACGAATACTGAGACCCGGCGATTCACTCGCGGCAACGCTGAGTGTTGATGTGAAAGGGTCGCAAACGATCGTTGCTACAGTTCGAGCGTATGGATCGACGGACACGGCAATTGCAAGAATATTCTTCCACTCGGTCATCGGCGACACATCAGACACAACGGATCCGGAGGACGATACTGTTCAGGTGCGAATGACGCCTCCTTCAGACACCATTGATATTGGCGGCAGGATGAGCATTCCTGTCACCATCACCAGGGGGGCAAAGTGGTTGCGTTCACATGGGACCACCAGAACACGAGTCTACCTTGCGTTCAGAAGAAGTGTACTTGTTCTTGATGGCAGCGCTGTTGACGTTGGAACGGACAGCGTTATGCGTCGCGTAGCAATAGACGGTGCGTATCTCCCGCAATCAGATACGATCGTCACACTTACCTTCACGGCATGCCTCGGTGATTCATCGTGGTCCGATGTTACCATCTCTTCTGTGGAGTTCCTGGCAGACACTGGGGTAGTGGCTACCACGGTGGATAGCGTGAACATCCGTCTTGTGGTTCGCGATCAGTGGACAGGTGGTGGTGTGAGGACGGTAGTACGGGATACAACACAACCTGCGATCACGCTCTATCCCAACCCATCATCCGGTCCGGTATCGATCCTTGTTCATCATGCTGTTGTTGGTGCTGTGTTGGAGCTCTATGATATCACAGGTAACTTGCTCCTCACCACAGAGTTGCCTTCGCAAGGTACCAACTCGTTTGTTTCTTTGACGCTTGGTGGCGGTCTTACACCGGGGGCGTATCAGTGTATCGTTCGGGCACAAAGCTCTCAGGCACGACAGCGATTCGTTATTGTACGCTGA
- a CDS encoding Rieske 2Fe-2S domain-containing protein, whose amino-acid sequence MGSPSSQQVDRRAFLNVSLRSAGIGLCGLALTAIVASCESDSRIVAPAPTTGDKVDVDVTTIPELAIVGGAVRKAFAPYNNGQPVIIIRTGEATFAVFSAVCTHQGTLVNVPASGSDRIVCPRHEEEFLVTTGEPQTGTANSPLQRFTTSYNTSTSILRITF is encoded by the coding sequence ATGGGCTCTCCATCATCACAACAGGTCGATCGAAGAGCGTTCCTTAATGTCTCTCTTCGAAGTGCTGGGATCGGATTGTGTGGCCTGGCACTAACGGCTATCGTTGCCTCGTGCGAGTCCGACAGTAGGATCGTAGCACCTGCACCTACAACTGGTGACAAAGTTGACGTTGATGTAACGACTATTCCGGAACTAGCCATCGTGGGCGGTGCTGTGCGAAAGGCATTTGCTCCCTACAACAACGGTCAACCAGTGATCATCATCCGTACAGGTGAGGCAACCTTCGCTGTCTTCAGTGCAGTTTGCACTCACCAGGGAACACTTGTGAACGTTCCTGCGTCGGGCTCTGATCGAATCGTTTGTCCACGCCACGAAGAAGAATTCCTCGTCACTACGGGCGAACCTCAAACGGGAACGGCCAATTCTCCGCTTCAGAGATTCACTACGTCATATAACACCTCAACCTCGATCCTTCGCATTACATTCTAG
- a CDS encoding YceI family protein, producing the protein MSLPKALVLIGLALTVAMASLWITNSISYGDVLFYSRDGRPVVKEELDPLFGTTVRTTSYEPGQWMGLLDVAFPFGAAPWMALGMGLSIAGIVLARRRRHAHVGVARVASLALVATLAFSAANAATDAKVGVSGKRYVKLNNAVRTNELTFVSNAPLEKIEGSASGIVGGFMMDPANLEATSGTITVTTNTMQTGMSKRDGHMLGEEWLDAEHHPSITYMVRELRNISVVQTDGTKATIKATAIGDFTMHGITKAMEATVTITYVRASDATKARASGDLVMLDARFTVPWNDFGIKGRKSFNDKVSQSIEIHASLFGNTGDK; encoded by the coding sequence ATGTCGCTCCCGAAAGCACTGGTTCTTATCGGTCTTGCACTCACCGTCGCAATGGCTTCGTTGTGGATCACAAACTCCATTTCCTATGGTGACGTGTTATTCTATTCACGAGACGGACGTCCTGTGGTAAAGGAAGAGTTGGACCCCCTATTCGGTACCACTGTTCGGACCACCTCCTATGAGCCTGGTCAATGGATGGGCTTGCTGGACGTAGCCTTCCCATTTGGAGCTGCTCCATGGATGGCTCTAGGTATGGGGCTTTCCATTGCCGGTATCGTCCTAGCGCGTAGACGCCGTCATGCTCATGTTGGAGTAGCACGGGTGGCCTCACTCGCCCTTGTGGCAACACTTGCTTTCTCAGCTGCAAATGCTGCCACGGATGCAAAGGTCGGTGTTTCAGGTAAGCGATACGTCAAGCTCAACAATGCCGTTCGTACCAACGAGCTAACATTCGTAAGCAATGCACCACTTGAGAAGATCGAAGGTTCTGCCTCAGGCATCGTAGGCGGATTCATGATGGACCCGGCAAACCTCGAAGCCACATCGGGCACCATCACGGTTACGACGAACACGATGCAGACCGGGATGTCTAAACGAGACGGTCATATGCTCGGCGAGGAATGGCTCGATGCTGAACATCATCCCTCGATCACGTATATGGTTCGCGAACTACGAAACATCTCTGTTGTGCAAACCGATGGCACAAAGGCAACGATCAAGGCAACTGCCATCGGTGACTTCACCATGCATGGCATTACCAAGGCAATGGAAGCAACGGTGACCATCACCTACGTGCGCGCAAGTGATGCAACCAAGGCTCGCGCATCGGGAGACCTCGTGATGCTCGATGCGCGATTCACGGTGCCTTGGAATGACTTCGGCATCAAGGGTCGCAAGAGCTTCAATGACAAAGTGAGTCAATCGATCGAGATCCATGCTTCACTCTTCGGTAACACGGGAGACAAATGA
- a CDS encoding immunoglobulin domain-containing protein, giving the protein MFRLIFLIALLPVALFGSTIPHPQVFVANQGQWPSAVLYGATTSNVSVWITKTGMILDQIGLNAAGTRQHQAVTFDVIGATGRPTLDVTRPVSGPSVSMFRKGSSATALATASSVVVRDVRPGVHVEYVWDNGAVRYNILVDPGTALPSPLFRVTGSDGLATTADGFSCKTTLGAISMSGLAAYSNTPDRERSVMPIARGSEIGFVVADRTMAEALTVDPIVSATAIHGSGNQVVTSMVLDRNGNVVVGGSTNSFDIEIPSGGARPIGQAGTDGFVACFTPDLKTILAWSYITGDSNEAVRSIAVSPLGDIWATGESNSTDLPVSAGKGGKFSGVLDGFVFRFSADLKTILAGKYLAGNKEDRPLSITCNLSGDVLICGQTRSTAGISVSVGHDLVPNGGWDAFVLKIERTGSDVEHFTYFGSPGDDAFTTIIVDPAGNTVVAGWTGSNEFETFPVKTRIWVPDPKDYYYGGHYEDVGSNPYDVEYNGGSSDAVAAKFSSEGILTFSTYFGGKGEDKARRVLADKDNRITIIGTSLSSDLPLPEGSSAVYHNKADVFMFGLSSDGLRLTSCSYFGGNGDDDAADACFDAAGNVMITGSTTSTDLPQTGSGTTNVPNGADEGFLAVITSSEVLYSTVFGWTGSDMPTSMARDARGDVFIAGTTTSTLPGQAPSTNLNGFVAKWAFGTLAFRNPPAGTTFCTGSPVNVSWLTEDIAATSTYDVDYSTDMGMTWMKAATGLKTKSYSWTVPAQRPDSGSVLLRVSSTNGHMSLSPSPYVVESAPTYATQPSSGTFCPGSNITLAPEVISTTATYQWRKNGTPISGATQRTLTISSAQTADAGSYDLVATSACGASTSSAAIIAVSAQPIISSQPQSANVADGGSVTLRVKADGEALTYQWNHNGSVVSGATSDSLELTGLTKAQEGKYRCVIGSACGSSTSNDATIIVGTTSIDDEETANVLFISPQPASDIVTVTTPFTMSSSSVINVYNVDGINVGRLSGITSTSASSFTLSLGHLPTGVYSLVVSDGTTSLRQLLMISR; this is encoded by the coding sequence ATGTTCCGCTTGATATTCCTCATTGCGTTGTTACCAGTAGCGCTGTTCGGAAGTACTATCCCTCACCCGCAAGTTTTCGTTGCGAACCAGGGTCAGTGGCCTTCTGCTGTGCTCTATGGTGCCACAACGTCGAATGTCTCGGTTTGGATCACAAAAACAGGGATGATCCTTGACCAGATCGGACTGAATGCGGCGGGGACCCGACAGCATCAGGCAGTTACCTTTGACGTGATCGGAGCAACGGGCCGTCCAACATTGGACGTAACTCGTCCCGTTTCGGGTCCGTCTGTCTCCATGTTCCGCAAGGGATCGTCCGCAACAGCCCTCGCAACAGCATCATCGGTAGTGGTCCGTGATGTTCGCCCCGGTGTCCACGTTGAGTATGTCTGGGACAATGGAGCTGTTCGTTACAACATCCTTGTTGACCCGGGCACGGCTCTTCCATCACCGTTGTTCCGCGTGACGGGCAGCGATGGACTTGCAACAACGGCAGATGGTTTCTCCTGCAAAACCACCCTTGGGGCGATCTCGATGAGCGGCCTTGCTGCCTATTCCAACACTCCGGACCGCGAGCGCAGTGTAATGCCAATTGCAAGGGGCTCGGAGATCGGGTTCGTCGTGGCAGATCGCACAATGGCCGAGGCACTCACGGTAGACCCAATTGTATCAGCAACTGCCATTCACGGTAGCGGCAACCAAGTGGTTACGTCAATGGTTCTGGACCGCAACGGGAATGTGGTTGTAGGCGGTTCAACCAATTCATTTGATATCGAGATCCCATCCGGCGGGGCCCGCCCTATCGGCCAAGCAGGCACTGACGGTTTTGTGGCTTGCTTCACACCGGACCTCAAGACGATCCTTGCTTGGTCCTATATCACGGGCGACAGTAACGAAGCTGTTCGATCGATCGCTGTAAGCCCCCTTGGAGACATTTGGGCAACCGGTGAATCGAATTCCACGGATCTCCCTGTGTCAGCTGGCAAGGGCGGCAAGTTCTCAGGTGTCCTTGATGGGTTTGTGTTCCGCTTCTCTGCAGATCTCAAGACCATCCTCGCTGGTAAGTACTTGGCCGGCAACAAAGAAGATCGCCCACTGAGCATCACATGTAATTTGTCCGGCGACGTGTTGATCTGCGGTCAAACGCGTTCCACAGCGGGAATCTCCGTTAGCGTAGGTCATGATCTTGTACCGAATGGCGGCTGGGATGCCTTTGTCCTAAAGATCGAACGCACGGGTTCAGATGTTGAGCACTTCACCTATTTCGGAAGCCCAGGCGATGATGCTTTCACGACGATCATTGTAGACCCGGCCGGCAATACGGTTGTTGCAGGATGGACGGGATCCAATGAGTTTGAGACGTTTCCTGTAAAAACGCGGATATGGGTACCTGATCCAAAGGACTACTATTATGGCGGTCACTATGAGGATGTTGGCTCGAATCCGTACGACGTAGAATACAATGGCGGTTCGTCAGATGCCGTGGCTGCGAAGTTCTCATCTGAAGGCATTCTCACGTTTTCGACATACTTCGGTGGTAAGGGAGAAGACAAGGCACGTCGCGTTCTGGCAGACAAGGATAATCGTATCACCATCATTGGTACGAGTCTTTCGTCAGACCTCCCGCTGCCGGAAGGTAGCTCAGCAGTGTACCACAACAAGGCCGATGTTTTCATGTTCGGGCTAAGTTCGGATGGTCTTCGCCTGACTAGCTGCTCTTATTTTGGAGGCAATGGTGATGATGATGCGGCAGATGCATGTTTTGATGCCGCCGGAAACGTCATGATCACCGGATCGACAACCTCAACGGATCTTCCCCAGACCGGCTCCGGAACAACGAATGTTCCCAACGGGGCAGACGAAGGGTTCTTGGCAGTCATCACATCGTCGGAGGTTCTGTATTCAACCGTGTTTGGATGGACCGGCAGTGATATGCCAACGTCTATGGCCCGTGATGCACGCGGTGATGTATTCATCGCCGGTACGACTACTTCCACATTGCCTGGTCAAGCCCCCTCTACGAATCTGAATGGCTTCGTTGCGAAATGGGCATTCGGTACGCTTGCATTCAGAAACCCACCTGCCGGAACCACGTTCTGTACTGGTTCACCAGTGAATGTCTCTTGGCTAACAGAGGACATTGCGGCTACGTCTACGTATGACGTGGACTACTCAACGGATATGGGCATGACGTGGATGAAGGCTGCCACTGGATTGAAGACAAAGTCCTATTCGTGGACCGTTCCTGCACAGCGTCCAGACTCTGGATCTGTTCTACTACGGGTCTCTTCAACGAATGGACATATGTCGCTCTCTCCTTCACCATACGTAGTGGAATCCGCCCCAACGTACGCAACACAACCAAGCTCCGGCACATTCTGTCCTGGTTCAAACATCACACTTGCACCGGAAGTGATCAGCACAACAGCAACCTATCAGTGGCGCAAGAACGGTACGCCGATCTCTGGTGCAACACAACGGACACTCACGATCTCGTCAGCCCAAACCGCTGATGCCGGTTCCTACGACCTCGTAGCAACAAGTGCTTGTGGTGCATCTACAAGTTCCGCTGCGATCATCGCCGTTTCCGCTCAACCGATCATTAGCAGCCAGCCGCAATCAGCCAACGTTGCTGATGGCGGATCTGTGACTCTGCGCGTGAAGGCCGATGGCGAAGCTCTTACGTATCAATGGAATCACAATGGTTCTGTGGTATCGGGAGCAACTTCAGACTCTCTCGAGCTAACAGGTCTCACAAAGGCACAAGAAGGCAAGTACCGTTGCGTGATCGGCTCAGCATGCGGCAGCTCAACATCAAATGATGCAACGATCATCGTTGGCACAACATCGATCGATGATGAAGAGACGGCAAACGTACTCTTCATCTCCCCACAACCAGCATCAGATATTGTTACGGTGACAACACCATTCACGATGTCGAGTTCATCGGTGATCAACGTCTACAATGTTGATGGCATCAATGTTGGCCGCCTGTCTGGGATCACGTCCACGTCAGCATCATCGTTCACCCTGTCGCTTG